In Kordiimonas pumila, a single genomic region encodes these proteins:
- a CDS encoding MlaA family lipoprotein, whose product MKNTFITKTFILAACLLLGACASTRQQSDIQANDPLEPMNRATYAFNKAIDQNLYQPITDIYQAVLPETPRQGVSNAMRNLREPWVFINDILQLKFKRAGQTLSRFVINSTLGIGGLFKVSDDMGIKYHSEDFGQTLAVWGVGDGPYLIIPFVGPSSGRDFAGFTASFFGDPVTLVIADMDEKGLNLTRTGVDALDARSRLNRTIQDTYRDPDGYVLMRSAFRQNRRYEIYDGNAPNSEADDIFDELETDEQFGEQE is encoded by the coding sequence ATGAAAAACACATTTATTACAAAAACTTTTATACTGGCAGCATGTCTGCTGCTTGGGGCATGCGCATCAACACGCCAGCAGTCCGATATTCAGGCCAATGACCCGTTAGAGCCTATGAACCGAGCAACATATGCTTTCAATAAAGCGATAGATCAAAATCTATACCAGCCTATCACTGATATATACCAAGCTGTTTTACCTGAAACACCAAGACAAGGTGTGAGCAACGCCATGAGAAACCTGCGGGAACCTTGGGTGTTTATTAATGACATTCTGCAGCTAAAATTCAAGCGTGCGGGTCAAACACTCTCTCGTTTCGTTATTAACAGTACACTTGGCATTGGCGGTTTATTTAAAGTATCCGATGATATGGGCATCAAATATCATAGTGAAGATTTTGGCCAAACACTTGCTGTTTGGGGTGTGGGTGATGGTCCGTATTTAATCATTCCCTTTGTCGGCCCATCAAGCGGCCGTGATTTTGCGGGCTTTACAGCATCGTTCTTTGGCGATCCTGTAACACTGGTGATTGCAGACATGGACGAAAAGGGCTTGAACCTGACCAGAACCGGGGTCGATGCTCTTGATGCGAGATCGCGCCTAAACAGAACTATTCAGGATACATACCGGGACCCTGACGGTTATGTGCTGATGCGTTCGGCTTTCCGGCAAAACCGCCGCTACGAGATCTATGACGGCAACGCCCCGAATAGTGAAGCCGATGATATCTTTGATGAGCTTGAAACCGACGA
- a CDS encoding ArsR/SmtB family transcription factor, translating into MEQLLLALRAIAETTRLRIVALLAKGELTVGEIVQILDQSQPRVSRHLKLMGEAHLLERVQEGTLVFYRLSEAGLSQELMNCVLSLVPADDAGFKADMVALDTIRAERVAWAQEYFRKNAESWDEIRSLYISESQVEEALLAMQGRKNINRMLDIGTGTGRMLDVFCPYVTHATGIDLSREMLAVARANMVEKGLANAQVRQGDMYSLGVEDNSQDLIVFHQVLHFALDPLAAIKEASRALSSDGCILIADFAPHEEEFLRIEHAHRRLGFADEEIVGLAKSAGLQLREIKHLDGGKLQVTLWCFTKRVGKE; encoded by the coding sequence ATGGAACAGTTACTTTTAGCTTTAAGGGCAATAGCGGAAACAACACGTTTGCGTATTGTGGCCTTGCTTGCGAAGGGTGAATTAACTGTTGGCGAAATTGTTCAAATCCTTGATCAGAGTCAGCCTAGAGTTTCGCGCCATCTTAAATTAATGGGCGAAGCGCATTTGCTGGAACGTGTGCAGGAAGGTACGCTTGTTTTCTATCGGCTTTCTGAAGCTGGTTTGTCGCAAGAGTTGATGAACTGTGTTCTGTCGCTGGTGCCTGCTGATGATGCAGGCTTTAAGGCTGATATGGTCGCGCTTGATACAATTCGCGCTGAACGTGTTGCCTGGGCACAGGAGTATTTTCGCAAAAATGCAGAAAGCTGGGATGAAATACGCTCGCTTTATATATCGGAAAGTCAGGTTGAAGAAGCCCTTCTTGCTATGCAGGGTCGTAAAAACATTAACCGGATGCTGGATATCGGCACGGGTACAGGCCGTATGCTTGATGTTTTTTGTCCCTATGTTACCCATGCTACAGGGATTGACCTGTCACGGGAAATGCTTGCGGTGGCGCGTGCCAATATGGTTGAAAAAGGTCTGGCTAACGCACAGGTGCGCCAAGGAGATATGTATAGTCTCGGCGTAGAAGACAACAGTCAGGATTTGATCGTTTTTCATCAAGTGCTGCATTTTGCGCTCGATCCATTAGCGGCGATCAAGGAGGCTTCTAGGGCTTTGTCATCTGATGGCTGTATTCTGATTGCTGATTTTGCACCCCATGAAGAAGAGTTTTTACGTATTGAGCATGCGCACAGACGCCTTGGGTTTGCCGATGAGGAAATTGTGGGCCTTGCAAAAAGCGCAGGTTTGCAGCTCCGAGAAATTAAGCATTTAGACGGTGGTAAATTACAAGTTACGCTTTGGTGTTTTACAAAGCGTGTTGGTAAGGAGTAG